A stretch of Halichondria panicea chromosome 1, odHalPani1.1, whole genome shotgun sequence DNA encodes these proteins:
- the LOC135352124 gene encoding uncharacterized protein LOC135352124 — MQTGFPAGKSEEASKAFDRECEYLQSLQHLNVVLYLSTTKHPKSGGTILVVELMDCNLRSYFSGLGEESITSEYEISLSKDMACGLAYIHSKQIIHRDLCGDNVLLKLTRPVPVAKISDFGMSRLYDPSKLSHTLTAVGHRMGYLPLEAIRLDKDNYDNSLDVFSLGAIMMQIVCKLKTIKSVEDRSFHVAQIPHTHRLRKLIDSCLQEDMRRRPSARDIYVDLTRGLDTVEATKRESKDTQPVKKAHREHKDSELVRRDAIIQQQRQMRQNAPLYYCRAIIEALISYNRTVHSIRLVGVAS; from the exons ATGCAGACAGGTTTCCCAGCCGGTAAAAGTGAAGAAGCTAGCAAAGCATTTGATCGTGAGTGTGAGTATCTCCAGTCACTCCAGCACCTAAACGTTGTTCTGTATTTGTCGACTACTAAGCATCCCAAATCAGGtggtacaatcctcgttgttgagctgatggattgcaatctgagatcctatttctccgGCCTTGGTGAAGAGTCTATCACTAGCGAATATGAAATTAGCCTgtccaaagacatggcttgtggtctggcctacattcacagcaagcagattatccatcgtgacctctgtggcgataacgtcttgctgaagcttacacgaccagtgcctgttgcaaagatttctgactttggcatgtcacggctatacgatccctccaagcttagccacaccctcacggccgttggtcaccgtatggggtatctacctctcgaggctattcgattggaCAAGGATAATTACGATAATAGCTTGGATGTGTTCTCTCTTGGGGCGATTATGAtgcagattgtttgcaagctgaagacgatcaaatctgtggaagatcgatcattccatgttgcccagatacctcacacacacaggttgaggaagcttatcgacagttgtttgcaagaagacatgaggaggagaccatctgccagggacatct ATGTGGACCTGACGAGGGGCTTAGacacagtggaggcaacaaagagggagtcaaaggacactcaaccagtcaagaag gctcACAGGGAACACAAAGAttctgagctggtcaggagagacgccatcattcaacagcagagacagatgagacaaaatgcaccattatattattgcagagctataatagaagctttgatctcttataatcgtactgtacattctattagactggtgggcgtggcctcttaa